In the Brassica napus cultivar Da-Ae chromosome A7, Da-Ae, whole genome shotgun sequence genome, one interval contains:
- the LOC106357111 gene encoding cytosolic sulfotransferase 1-like, with the protein MVIFAFRLETANSQKKMNEKELPPHLREDNLSEETKTLISSLPWNKDFIGNLYKYKGCWYYPNTLQGVLNFEKGFKPQETDIILASFPKSGTTWLKALTIALFERLKNSNSSSDDDLHPLQSDNPHGIVPFFEFNLYLKSSTPDLTKFSSPRVFSTHMPFHTLRLTLKDSPCKIVYVCRNVKDVFVSLWYFRCAHLEKEVDMKSLFKSLCEGVGSFGPFWEHVLSYWRGSLEDPKKVLFMRYEEMKSEPSAQVKRLAEFLGCPFTEEEEEDGSVDKIVELCSLRNLSGMEVNNSGKTFNTVPYFTFFRKGEVGDFKNHLTPEMENKIDMIIEEKYKGSGLKF; encoded by the coding sequence ATGGTGATATTTGCTTTTAGACTTGAAACCGCAAACtcacaaaagaaaatgaatgagAAGGAGCTTCCCCCGCACTTGAGGGAAGACAACTTAAGCGAAGAAACCAAGACTCTAATCTCTTCACTTCCTTGGAACAAAGATTTTATAGGGAATCTCTACAAATACAAAGGATGTTGGTACTACCCCAACACTCTCCAAGGAGTCCTGAATTTCGAGAAAGGCTTCAAGCCTCAAGAAACCGATATAATCCTCGCTTCTTTCCCTAAATCCGGCACCACTTGGCTCAAAGCTCTCACCATCGCACTCTTTGAGAGGTTGAAGAACAGTAATTCTTCTTCTGATGATGATCTTCACCCTCTTCAGTCAGATAATCCTCATGGCATAGTACCCTTCTTCGAGTTCAATCTGTATCTCAAAAGTTCAACACCTGACCTGACCAAGTTCTCATCTCCGAGGGTGTTCTCGACTCACATGCCATTCCACACGCTTCGGTTAACCCTCAAGGACTCTCCATGCAAGATCGTGTACGTGTGCCGGAACGTGAAGGACGTTTTTGTATCGCTATGGTATTTCAGGTGCGCTCATCTTGAAAAAGAAGTAGACATGAAATCTTTGTTTAAGTCATTATGCGAAGGTGTTGGCTCTTTTGGACCGTTTTGGGAACATGTATTGAGCTATTGGAGAGGTAGCTTGGAAGATCCTAAGAAGGTTCTCTTCATGAGGTACGAGGAAATGAAGTCAGAGCCATCTGCTCAGGTTAAGAGACTTGCGGAGTTTTTGGGTTGTCCATTcactgaggaagaagaagaagacggttCTGTGGACAAGATCGTGGAGCTTTGTTCTCTGCGTAATCTGAGCGGTATGGAGGTCAATAATTCAGGAAAAACTTTCAACACTGTGCCTTACTTTACTTTTTTCCGCAAAGGAGAAGTCGGTGACTTCAAGAACCATCTGACTCCTGAGATGGAAAACAAGATTGACATGATCATCGAGGAAAAATACAAAGGCTCCGGTTTGAAATTTTGA